Proteins from a single region of Hydra vulgaris chromosome 12, alternate assembly HydraT2T_AEP:
- the LOC136088306 gene encoding histone-lysine N-methyltransferase SETMAR-like, which produces MATQPTIIRSCLLYEFKLGRNATQAAKNICTAFREGTVSERTAQKWFQRFSSGDESIEDLPRSGRPLLVDEDELKDAVESDSSQTCQELAVRFAVSVETIRLHLHAIRKAWKLSRWVPHKLSIDNKKQRLTICTSLSSRHNVEPFLDRLLTCDEKWIVYNNTKRCYHWLSPDDPIPKTPKPNIHERKVLLCIWWTTAGEVHYELLPTGQTITGLVYSAQLQRVHDLLLVKQPALVHRRGVLLLHDNARPYTARVTQDKLQSLGWESLPHPPYSPDLSPTDFHFFLSLGNHLKGQQFRDQDAVEMELKAFIDSKDREFFRSGINKLVLRWEKVLDANGDYFNE; this is translated from the coding sequence ATGGCAACCCAACCAACGATTATTCGATCTTGCTTACTTTACGAGTTCAAACTTGGAAGGAATGCAACACAAGCGGCCAAAAACATCTGCACAGCATTTAGAGAAGGTACAGTAAGTGAACGCACAGCACAGAAGTGGTTTCAGCGATTCTCTTCGGGAGATGAGTCCATTGAAGACCTGCCGCGTTCTGGACGCCCATTGTTGGTTGATGAGGATGAACTGAAGGACGCTGTCGAGTCTGACTCCAGCCAAACTTGCCAAGAACTTGCAGTGAGGTTTGCTGTGAGTGTTGAAACCATCCGCCTGCATCTGCATGCGATTAGGAAAGCGTGGAAGCTGAGTCGGTGGGTTCCGCACAAATTGTCGATCGACAACAAGAAGCAACGGCTTACGATCTGCACATCACTCTCATCACGCCACAATGTTGAGCCTTTTCTTGATCGTTTATTGACATGCGACGAAAAATGGATTGTGTACAACAATACTAAGCGTTGCTATCATTGGTTGTCCCCCGATGACCCCATCCCAAAGACACCCAAGCCCAATATCCACGAGCGGAAGGTTTTGCTCTGCATTTGGTGGACTACAGCTGGTGAGGTGCATTACGAGCTGCTCCCAACAGGCCAAACCATTACTGGGCTGGTCTACTCAGCACAGCTGCAACGAGTTCACGACCTGTTGCTTGTAAAGCAGCCTGCACTGGTGCACAGGAGAGGAGTTCTGCTTCTCCACGACAACGCGAGACCGTACACCGCTCGCGTGACTCAGGACAAGCTCCAAAGCCTTGGTTGGGAGAGTTTGCCTCATCCACCATACTCGCCAGACCTCTCCCCTACTGATTTCCATTTTTTCCTTTCCCTGGGAAATCATTTAAAAGGACAACAGTTCCGAGACCAGGACGCGGTTGAAATGGAGTTGAAAGCTTTTATAGACTCAAAGGACCGAGAATTTTTTAGAAGTGGAATAAATAAGCTTGTTTTACGTTGGGAAAAGGTTTTAGATGCTAATGGTGactattttaatgaataa